From Rhododendron vialii isolate Sample 1 chromosome 10a, ASM3025357v1, the proteins below share one genomic window:
- the LOC131304117 gene encoding small ribosomal subunit protein uS4y has protein sequence MVHVNFYRNYGKTFKKPRRPYEKERLDAELKLVGEYGLRCKRELWRVQYALSRIRNAARMLLTLDEKNPRRIFEGEALLRRMNRYGLLDESQNKLDYVLALTVENFLERRLQTLVFKTGMAKSIHHARVLIRQRHIRVGRQVVNIPSFMVRLDSQKHIDFSLTSPLGGGRPGRVKRKNQKAAAKKAAGGDGDEEDEE, from the exons ATGGTTCACGTCAATTTCTATCGCAAct ATGGAAAAACTTTTAAGAAGCCTCGCCGTCCTTATGAGAAGGAGCGTTTGGACGCCGAGCTGAAGCTTGTAGGAGAGTATGGGCTTCGATGTAAGAGGGAGTTGTGGAGGGTGCAGTATGCTCTGAGCCGCATCCGTAATGCCGCAAGAATGCTTCTCACTCTTGATGAGAAAAATCCTCGCCGTATCTTTGAGGGTGAGGCCCTTCTACGTAGGATGAATAGGTATGGACTCCTGGATGAGAGCCAGAACAAGCTTGATTATGTCTTGGCTTTGACTGTGGAGAACTTCCTTGAACGCCGTCTTCAAACCCTTGTTTTCAAGACTGGTATGGCTAAGTCCATTCACCATGCTCGTGTGCTCATTAGGCAGAGGCATATCAG GGTGGGGAGGCAGGTGGTCAATATACCATCATTCATGGTGAGGTTGGACTCTCAAAAACACATTGATTTCTCTCTCACAAGTCCACTTGGAGGAGGGCGCCCTGGAAGAGTCAAGCGAAAGAACCAAAAGGCGGCTGCTAAGAAAGCTGCTGGTGGAGatggagatgaggaggatgagGAGTGA